The following proteins are encoded in a genomic region of Streptomyces collinus Tu 365:
- a CDS encoding MBL fold metallo-hydrolase: MRMPFGRPSLRPCLPYKQAAAPGHDGVVAHFLGTSSVLFSDGETSVLSDGFVSRPGLLRVAAGRISPDRALVRAAIDRLQARDLAAVFCAHSHYDHALDAPVWALETGADLIGSPSTANIGRGSGVPESSLRVVADGDTVSYGSFGLTFLDSVHSPGDRFPGTVDEPLVPPARAGAWRTGTAYSVVLSHPRGRVLLHASANFRPGALRGVDADVVYLGVGNLGRRPAGFVRVYWDEVVVTTGARRVVLVHWDDFFLGLHRPLRPMPYAMDDLGVTMSRLLPLARRDAVDVVMPVAWQSSAPLAGLG; encoded by the coding sequence ATGAGAATGCCCTTCGGCCGTCCGAGTCTGCGCCCGTGCCTTCCGTACAAGCAGGCCGCCGCGCCCGGCCACGACGGGGTGGTCGCGCACTTCCTGGGCACCAGTTCCGTGCTGTTCTCCGACGGGGAGACCTCGGTGCTCAGCGACGGATTCGTCAGCCGGCCGGGGCTGTTGCGGGTGGCGGCGGGCAGGATCTCGCCCGACCGCGCGCTCGTGCGCGCCGCGATCGACCGGCTCCAGGCGCGGGACCTCGCGGCGGTGTTCTGCGCTCACTCCCACTACGACCACGCCCTGGACGCCCCGGTGTGGGCGCTGGAGACCGGCGCGGACCTGATCGGCTCACCGTCCACCGCGAACATCGGCCGGGGCTCGGGCGTGCCGGAGTCGTCCCTGCGCGTGGTCGCGGACGGGGACACGGTGTCGTACGGGAGCTTCGGGCTGACCTTCCTGGATTCCGTGCACAGCCCCGGCGACCGCTTCCCCGGCACCGTCGACGAGCCCCTCGTCCCGCCGGCCCGCGCAGGCGCCTGGCGGACCGGCACCGCCTACAGCGTGGTCCTCTCCCATCCCCGGGGACGTGTGCTGCTGCACGCCAGTGCCAACTTCCGGCCCGGCGCGTTGCGTGGTGTGGACGCCGACGTCGTCTATCTGGGTGTCGGAAACCTGGGCAGGCGACCGGCCGGGTTCGTGCGTGTCTACTGGGACGAGGTCGTGGTCACGACCGGGGCCCGCCGTGTCGTCCTCGTGCACTGGGACGACTTCTTCCTCGGTCTCCACCGGCCCCTGCGGCCCATGCCCTACGCCATGGACGACCTCGGCGTCACGATGAGCCGGCTGCTGCCGCTGGCCCGTCGTGACGCCGTCGACGTCGTCATGCCCGTCGCCTGGCAGTCGTCCGCCCCGCTCGCCGGACTCGGGTGA
- a CDS encoding HAMP domain-containing sensor histidine kinase translates to MKDMRQRVVKVALTAALVAVVLLAVPLAWAIRSALYTDQRDTLERAALAGAVRVSPDYRTGDSVELPTPPAGARLGLYDPQLRLRAGDGSQPGDAPVREALKGEAVRRPSGGDLVVAVPVSQGEQVIGVVRASSSVSTVRERVLVVWGVLLGVAAFAVAVAVGVARRQARALAAPLEDLSRHCRAVTAGDLTARAVPSSIAEIDQVARTHNEMLHSLSELLRHEKDFASNASHQLRTPLTGLQLTLETGLAQREDARLRPAVEEALTTTRRLHDTLEEVLRLSGSRGLPRPHPADRPLEDLLTASEQRWHGAFADAGRRLQYVGGDAPRDVAVPGGPLTEILDVLLDNALAHGRGAVRVRVRDLDDALAFDVTDEGEVCGDTARLFDRGHTGSAAGTGIGLALARDLALSLSGRLSLASRNPTTFTLLVPVSQEEAEAGTDE, encoded by the coding sequence ATGAAGGACATGAGGCAGCGCGTGGTGAAAGTCGCCCTGACCGCCGCCCTGGTCGCCGTCGTCCTCCTCGCCGTCCCCCTGGCCTGGGCCATCAGGTCGGCGCTCTACACCGACCAGCGCGACACCCTGGAACGGGCGGCCCTCGCCGGCGCCGTCCGTGTCAGCCCCGACTACCGGACCGGCGACTCGGTGGAACTGCCCACCCCACCGGCCGGCGCGCGCCTCGGACTGTACGACCCGCAGCTCAGGCTGCGGGCCGGTGACGGCTCGCAGCCGGGTGACGCACCGGTCCGCGAGGCCCTGAAGGGGGAGGCCGTCAGAAGGCCGTCAGGCGGCGACCTGGTTGTCGCCGTGCCCGTCTCGCAGGGCGAGCAGGTGATCGGGGTGGTACGCGCGTCCTCCTCCGTCAGCACGGTACGCGAGCGGGTCCTGGTCGTGTGGGGCGTCCTGCTGGGTGTGGCGGCGTTCGCGGTGGCTGTCGCCGTCGGTGTCGCCCGCCGCCAGGCACGGGCACTGGCCGCACCGCTGGAGGACCTCTCCCGTCACTGTCGCGCCGTCACCGCCGGCGACCTGACCGCCCGCGCCGTCCCGAGCAGCATCGCCGAGATCGACCAGGTCGCCCGCACCCACAACGAGATGCTGCACAGTCTTTCCGAACTCCTTCGCCACGAAAAGGACTTCGCCTCCAACGCATCCCATCAGCTGCGCACACCGCTGACCGGCCTGCAGCTCACCCTGGAGACGGGCCTGGCACAGCGCGAGGACGCCCGCCTGCGGCCCGCTGTCGAGGAGGCACTGACGACCACCCGTCGCCTCCACGACACCCTGGAAGAGGTACTGCGCCTGTCCGGCTCCCGCGGGCTGCCCCGGCCGCATCCCGCGGACCGTCCCCTGGAAGACCTGCTGACGGCGTCGGAGCAGCGATGGCACGGTGCTTTCGCCGACGCCGGCAGACGCCTGCAGTACGTCGGCGGCGACGCGCCGAGGGACGTGGCAGTGCCCGGCGGCCCGCTGACCGAGATCCTCGACGTCCTGCTGGACAACGCCCTCGCCCATGGACGCGGCGCGGTCCGTGTCAGGGTGCGCGACCTCGACGACGCGCTGGCCTTCGACGTCACCGATGAAGGCGAGGTGTGCGGGGACACCGCGCGACTTTTCGACCGGGGGCACACCGGCAGCGCGGCGGGTACGGGCATCGGCCTCGCCCTCGCCCGTGACCTGGCCCTCTCGCTCAGCGGTCGGCTCTCCCTGGCCAGCCGGAACCCGACCACCTTCACTTTGCTCGTGCCGGTGTCCCAGGAGGAGGCTGAAGCCGGCACGGACGAGTAG
- a CDS encoding serine/threonine-protein kinase: MESLRALGAGDPDRVGPYRVVGRLGAGGMGRVYLARSKGGRAVAVKVVRPELAEDREFRQRFAREVAAARRVNGVFTAGVVDADPDADPPWLATAYVPGISLDTAVARHGAWQADPVTTLAAGLAEALEAIHAAGLVHRDLKPSNVLLAADGPRVIDFGISTATEASAITRTGVVIGTPGFMSPEQLTGEPVGPASDVFALGAVLAFTASGSGPFGTGSAQGLMYRIVHGDPDLDAVPGPIRGLVGRCLAKRPGDRPTVDALLSELIDAAGTPRTALLFTNATWLPPTVAAEVRGARDGDPESTVPETPPGGGRPQGGTPPAPDPAGRNDQAPTVTGPVPPTPPPAYTPTAVLPTPVPRPPGKPSRASTGRRRAAVIGSVIAGVVAIGLVAWQADAVLGAGAGSGSGASSPGSSPYGSPTPLDGPSSPAATPTPLDSPYTPAGTPDDSPTPPASTPPEDSPSAPASDVTDLSGQWDGSYVCNQGITGLVLTIEDHGDGTVDAVFAFYPAPSNPQVPRGSFAMAGTLQSGVLTLRATRWIEQPPNFLAVNLQGTYDTRTPDHLDGRVYGPNCTTFSADRS, from the coding sequence ATGGAATCTTTGCGCGCGTTGGGGGCGGGGGATCCGGATCGGGTCGGTCCGTACCGCGTGGTGGGCCGGCTGGGTGCCGGCGGCATGGGACGGGTCTACCTGGCCCGCTCCAAGGGCGGCCGAGCCGTCGCCGTGAAGGTCGTGCGACCGGAACTCGCCGAGGACCGCGAGTTCCGGCAGCGGTTCGCCCGCGAGGTCGCCGCGGCCCGGAGGGTCAACGGCGTCTTCACGGCGGGCGTGGTGGACGCCGACCCGGACGCGGACCCGCCGTGGCTGGCCACCGCCTATGTGCCCGGCATCTCGCTGGACACCGCCGTCGCCCGGCACGGCGCCTGGCAGGCCGACCCGGTGACCACGCTGGCCGCCGGGCTCGCCGAGGCGCTGGAGGCGATCCACGCCGCGGGGCTCGTGCACCGCGACCTCAAGCCCTCCAACGTACTGCTCGCCGCCGACGGTCCGCGCGTCATCGACTTCGGCATTTCGACGGCGACCGAGGCGAGCGCGATCACCCGCACCGGGGTGGTGATCGGGACGCCCGGCTTCATGTCTCCGGAACAGCTCACGGGGGAGCCGGTCGGCCCGGCGAGCGACGTGTTCGCGCTGGGCGCGGTCCTTGCGTTCACCGCGTCGGGCTCCGGCCCCTTCGGCACGGGCTCGGCCCAGGGCCTGATGTACCGCATCGTCCACGGCGACCCCGATCTCGACGCGGTGCCCGGGCCGATCCGCGGTCTGGTCGGACGCTGTCTGGCCAAGCGGCCCGGCGACCGGCCGACCGTGGACGCGCTGCTGTCGGAACTGATCGACGCGGCGGGCACGCCACGCACGGCGCTCCTGTTCACGAACGCGACGTGGCTCCCCCCGACGGTGGCCGCGGAGGTGCGCGGCGCCCGGGACGGCGACCCCGAGTCGACGGTGCCCGAGACGCCGCCCGGGGGCGGCCGTCCGCAGGGGGGCACGCCGCCGGCCCCGGACCCCGCCGGAAGGAACGACCAGGCGCCCACCGTGACCGGGCCGGTGCCGCCGACCCCACCGCCCGCCTACACGCCGACCGCGGTGCTGCCGACCCCCGTTCCCCGGCCGCCCGGGAAACCCTCCCGGGCGTCCACCGGCAGACGGCGAGCGGCCGTGATCGGCTCCGTTATCGCCGGGGTGGTCGCGATCGGGCTCGTGGCGTGGCAGGCCGACGCCGTGCTCGGCGCGGGGGCCGGCTCCGGATCGGGCGCCTCCTCGCCGGGCTCCTCGCCCTACGGCAGCCCGACGCCGCTGGACGGTCCCTCCTCGCCCGCCGCCACACCGACGCCGCTGGACAGCCCGTACACTCCGGCCGGCACGCCCGATGACTCCCCGACCCCGCCCGCGAGCACCCCGCCCGAGGACAGCCCGTCCGCACCCGCCTCCGACGTGACCGACCTTTCCGGTCAGTGGGACGGGAGTTACGTCTGCAACCAGGGCATCACCGGGCTGGTGCTCACTATCGAGGACCACGGCGACGGCACCGTGGACGCCGTGTTCGCGTTCTACCCCGCGCCGTCCAACCCGCAGGTGCCGCGCGGTTCCTTCGCCATGGCGGGCACCCTCCAGAGCGGCGTGCTGACGCTGCGGGCCACACGGTGGATCGAGCAGCCGCCGAACTTCCTGGCCGTCAACCTCCAGGGCACGTACGACACCCGGACACCGGATCACCTGGACGGCCGGGTCTACGGCCCCAACTGCACGACGTTCTCGGCGGACCGTTCCTGA
- a CDS encoding glycosyltransferase family 39 protein, whose translation MFTSHSEPTQERGAEPATVRANSAVLSWPGDDGSALPAPRTGTARPAYELPVLLGIVMVAALLALWGLDDSSFHAFYAAGVRSMTDNPVAFFYGSFDPGNTITIDKLPGYLWPQALSALVFGFHPWALVLPQAIEGMACVVLLHGLVRRWAGVPAGLLAAGFLTLTPVFVGLGRSVTEDSPFTLLLLLAAAATQRATEGGRRRRLLLAGVWVGAAFQCKMLEAWAVLPALAVTYLVAAPTALRRRLLDVALAGAVACGVSLSWMVVATLTPASERPYLDGTTDNSAYGLVVGYNFLTRFHGLDAAAAGSVAPNESLRTAGTGPGMGDSVWKMFSPGIATQTGWLYPLAALGVAGGAWALWRRRAARTDRVLAGYVLWGSWLVTFFLLFSFGSVTGHTYYMGVVAVALAAMGGAGTVPAWRACRRGGRRAWVLPGVIALNLAWCVTLTWWYPHFIPWSVPTAAALGLVALVLSCVRRRPRLVTAGLAAGLAAVLLIPAAWSASALSLRYNQPGSLGRVGPTSHRAGNPLAKLGPTRERLLAYLTAHRGGAEYLAAVPGWDEAAPYIISANAHVLPVGGFTGRAPHPTSGGFRELIGTGRLRYVVLTRAEANLSPRHAVTSAAMIVRWTVDHCTVVPSAAYGSGDQAETLYDCGPDRERGRAAAHEGLSSP comes from the coding sequence ATGTTCACGTCCCACAGCGAGCCGACCCAAGAGCGGGGCGCCGAGCCGGCGACGGTGCGTGCCAACTCCGCCGTGCTGAGCTGGCCCGGCGACGACGGGTCGGCGCTACCCGCGCCCCGCACGGGTACCGCGCGGCCGGCCTACGAGCTCCCGGTGTTGCTGGGCATCGTGATGGTCGCCGCCCTGCTCGCCCTGTGGGGCCTGGACGACAGCTCGTTCCATGCGTTCTACGCGGCCGGCGTGCGCAGCATGACCGACAATCCGGTCGCTTTCTTCTACGGATCCTTCGATCCGGGCAACACGATCACGATCGACAAACTGCCCGGCTACCTGTGGCCGCAGGCCCTGTCGGCGCTGGTCTTCGGCTTTCATCCATGGGCGCTGGTACTGCCGCAGGCGATCGAAGGCATGGCCTGCGTGGTCCTGCTCCATGGCCTGGTACGCCGCTGGGCGGGCGTGCCGGCCGGTCTGCTGGCGGCGGGCTTTCTGACGCTCACTCCCGTGTTCGTCGGCCTTGGGCGGTCCGTCACGGAGGACTCGCCGTTCACCCTTCTGCTGCTTCTCGCCGCCGCGGCCACCCAGCGGGCGACCGAGGGAGGCCGGCGTCGCCGGCTGCTGCTCGCCGGGGTGTGGGTGGGCGCGGCCTTCCAGTGCAAGATGCTGGAGGCCTGGGCGGTGTTGCCCGCGCTCGCCGTGACCTACCTCGTCGCCGCGCCCACGGCCCTACGCCGTCGGCTCCTGGACGTCGCGCTGGCCGGCGCGGTGGCGTGCGGCGTGTCGCTGTCGTGGATGGTGGTGGCCACGCTGACCCCGGCGTCCGAGCGCCCCTACCTCGACGGCACCACGGACAACTCGGCGTATGGTCTGGTCGTCGGCTACAACTTCCTGACCCGCTTCCACGGGCTCGACGCGGCCGCCGCCGGTAGCGTCGCCCCCAACGAGAGTTTGCGGACGGCCGGCACCGGGCCCGGCATGGGCGACAGCGTCTGGAAGATGTTCAGCCCCGGGATCGCCACACAAACCGGATGGCTGTACCCGCTGGCCGCGCTCGGGGTCGCGGGCGGCGCATGGGCGCTGTGGCGGCGGCGTGCGGCCCGCACGGACCGGGTGCTGGCAGGCTATGTGCTGTGGGGGTCGTGGCTGGTCACGTTCTTCCTGTTGTTCAGCTTCGGCAGCGTGACCGGACACACCTATTACATGGGTGTCGTCGCCGTGGCGCTGGCCGCGATGGGCGGCGCCGGGACGGTGCCGGCCTGGCGGGCGTGCCGCAGGGGCGGTCGACGGGCCTGGGTGCTGCCCGGCGTGATCGCCCTGAACCTCGCCTGGTGCGTGACCCTGACGTGGTGGTATCCGCACTTCATCCCCTGGTCCGTCCCCACCGCCGCAGCCCTCGGCCTGGTCGCCCTGGTGCTGTCGTGCGTCCGCCGACGGCCGCGCCTCGTCACGGCCGGCCTGGCCGCCGGGCTCGCCGCGGTCCTGCTCATCCCGGCCGCCTGGTCGGCGTCGGCGCTGTCCCTGCGCTACAACCAGCCCGGCTCGCTGGGCCGCGTGGGCCCCACCAGCCATCGGGCGGGCAACCCGCTGGCGAAGCTCGGCCCGACCCGGGAACGCCTGCTGGCCTACCTGACCGCGCACCGAGGCGGCGCCGAGTACCTGGCCGCAGTGCCCGGCTGGGACGAGGCCGCGCCCTACATCATCTCCGCCAACGCGCACGTTCTGCCCGTCGGCGGCTTCACCGGCCGGGCCCCGCATCCGACGTCCGGTGGCTTCCGCGAGCTCATAGGCACCGGACGTCTGCGCTATGTCGTCCTGACACGTGCCGAGGCGAACCTGAGTCCGCGCCACGCGGTCACGTCCGCTGCCATGATCGTGCGCTGGACCGTCGACCACTGTACGGTCGTGCCTTCGGCGGCCTACGGCTCCGGCGACCAAGCGGAGACGCTGTACGACTGCGGCCCGGATCGGGAGAGGGGCCGGGCAGCAGCACATGAGGGTCTGTCATCGCCGTGA
- a CDS encoding ABC transporter ATP-binding protein — protein sequence MPADETLVACQDAALTFGRGAQAVVAVHGANLVITTGERLAVVGPSGSGKSSLLHLLAGLEQPTSGKVIRSASLGTFGIGLVFQGDSLIPALNVLENAALPLVLAGRTETAAQEAARAALDLVGAADLAERLPEEISGGQAQRAAAARVLAQAPRLILADEPTGRLDHATGTRVLDALLTAADRTGAALVVTTHDPAVAARLTVRRSMRDGRLLAPEEIS from the coding sequence ATGCCCGCGGATGAGACGCTCGTGGCCTGCCAGGACGCGGCCCTCACCTTCGGTCGGGGCGCGCAGGCCGTGGTGGCCGTGCACGGGGCGAACCTGGTGATCACGACCGGCGAGAGGCTCGCCGTCGTCGGCCCCTCGGGGTCGGGCAAGAGTTCGCTGCTGCATCTGCTGGCCGGGCTCGAACAGCCCACCAGCGGGAAGGTGATCCGGTCCGCGTCGCTGGGGACGTTCGGCATCGGCCTGGTCTTCCAGGGCGACAGCCTCATCCCCGCCCTGAACGTGCTGGAGAACGCCGCCCTGCCCCTCGTCCTGGCCGGCCGGACCGAGACCGCGGCCCAGGAGGCCGCCCGCGCGGCACTGGATCTGGTGGGGGCCGCCGACCTCGCCGAGCGGCTGCCCGAGGAGATCTCCGGCGGACAGGCCCAGCGTGCGGCTGCCGCCCGCGTCCTGGCCCAGGCTCCGCGACTGATTCTCGCCGACGAGCCCACCGGACGCCTCGACCACGCCACCGGCACACGCGTCCTGGACGCCCTGCTGACGGCGGCCGACCGTACGGGCGCTGCGCTCGTGGTCACCACCCATGACCCGGCCGTCGCCGCCCGGCTCACCGTCCGGCGCAGCATGCGCGACGGCCGTCTGCTCGCACCCGAGGAGATCTCATGA
- a CDS encoding ABC transporter ATP-binding protein → MSADSHDGIGARRPAEDVLSARELYRFYRAGEEETLALRGVSLNVRRGETVAVVGPSGSGKSTLLSCLAGLDEPSGGEVRVNGVRISHRPETERARLRARHIGVLLQTRNLLPHLSVRDNILLAQRAAGRRSAVSWRELVGQVGLAERAHALPRQLSGGEVARAGLAVALANAPEVLLADEPTGELDGGTEQLVLTMLRDRAADGCAVLIVTHSAEAVRIADRVITLTDGRAGSTSTADHRSRQEERHARG, encoded by the coding sequence ATGTCCGCCGACTCCCACGACGGCATCGGCGCACGCCGTCCGGCCGAGGACGTTCTGAGCGCGCGCGAGCTGTACCGCTTCTACCGGGCCGGGGAGGAGGAGACGCTTGCCCTGCGGGGGGTGTCCCTGAACGTCCGGCGCGGGGAGACCGTCGCGGTCGTCGGGCCGTCCGGGTCGGGCAAGTCGACCCTGCTGTCCTGCCTGGCCGGGCTGGACGAGCCCTCGGGCGGCGAGGTCCGCGTGAACGGCGTCCGGATCAGTCACCGGCCGGAGACCGAGCGAGCCCGGTTGCGGGCCCGGCACATCGGCGTGCTGCTGCAGACCCGCAACCTGTTGCCGCATCTGAGCGTGCGCGACAACATCCTCCTGGCCCAGCGCGCGGCAGGGCGCCGCTCCGCCGTCTCCTGGCGGGAGCTTGTGGGGCAGGTCGGGCTCGCCGAGCGGGCGCACGCCCTGCCCCGGCAGCTGTCCGGGGGCGAGGTGGCGCGGGCCGGGCTCGCCGTCGCGCTGGCCAACGCGCCCGAGGTGCTGCTCGCGGACGAGCCGACCGGTGAGCTGGACGGCGGCACCGAGCAGTTGGTTCTCACGATGCTGCGGGATCGGGCGGCTGACGGCTGCGCGGTGCTGATCGTCACGCACAGCGCCGAAGCGGTGCGGATCGCCGACCGGGTGATCACGCTGACGGACGGAAGAGCCGGCAGCACCTCCACGGCGGATCACCGTTCGCGACAGGAGGAGCGGCATGCCCGCGGATGA
- a CDS encoding histidine phosphatase family protein yields MTGRAARYLYLARHGEASPDESGLTDAGRRQAALLGNRLQGVPLAAIHHGPLTRAEQTARLVGEQLDGVPCRRSEAAGDYLPYLPTREELPPEAADAWTEFLARFTAEEREQGPELAAAALAEFTGTVDGDEPRHELVVTHNFLVGWLIRAALDAPKWRWLGINHANAALTVIRYTPDRPPAVLLFNDTGHLPAELRWTGFPPELHV; encoded by the coding sequence ATGACCGGTAGGGCCGCCCGCTACCTCTATCTCGCTCGTCACGGCGAGGCATCGCCGGATGAGAGCGGCTTGACGGATGCCGGCCGCCGCCAGGCTGCCCTGCTGGGGAACCGGCTCCAGGGGGTCCCCTTGGCGGCGATCCACCACGGCCCGCTCACCCGTGCCGAACAGACCGCTCGGCTGGTCGGTGAGCAACTCGACGGAGTCCCCTGCCGTCGCTCCGAAGCGGCTGGCGACTACCTCCCCTACCTGCCGACGCGCGAGGAACTGCCACCGGAGGCAGCCGACGCCTGGACCGAGTTCCTGGCCCGGTTCACGGCCGAGGAACGCGAGCAGGGCCCCGAGCTCGCGGCGGCGGCTCTCGCGGAGTTCACCGGAACCGTTGACGGAGACGAACCGCGGCACGAACTCGTCGTCACCCACAACTTCCTTGTCGGCTGGCTCATCCGCGCCGCCCTTGATGCACCGAAGTGGCGCTGGCTGGGCATCAACCATGCCAACGCGGCTCTGACCGTCATCCGCTACACACCCGACCGCCCCCCGGCGGTCCTCCTCTTCAACGACACCGGACATCTCCCGGCCGAGCTCCGCTGGACCGGCTTCCCACCAGAGCTCCATGTCTGA
- a CDS encoding NADH:flavin oxidoreductase/NADH oxidase, whose product MSRLFSPLTLRGTTFPNRAWVAPMCQYSSVDGYPQDWHLVHLGSLARGGAGLVMQEATAVEPEGRITPSDAGIWDDGQAAAYKRITDFVHGQGAVAGIQISHAGRKASTAPPWEGDVYVEPEAGGWQTVAPSPLPFGDWPAPRQLGADDIRALVRAFGEAAARALSAGFEVLEIHAAHGYLLHQFLSPLSNHRGDEYGGDLDGRSRFLVQVTDAVRAQWPEDRPLFVRFSATDWADGGWTPEETVELSRHLVTHGVDLVDITSGGLVHNARIEVEPGYQVPFARTVREGAALPVSAVGLITAPEQADQILVDRSADAIMLARELLRNPTWPLRAAYVLGDDVPWPKQYQRGRLRHR is encoded by the coding sequence ATGAGCCGTCTCTTCTCGCCGCTCACTCTCCGCGGCACGACGTTCCCGAACCGGGCCTGGGTGGCCCCCATGTGCCAGTACAGCTCGGTCGACGGATATCCGCAGGACTGGCATCTGGTCCATCTCGGCTCCCTGGCACGCGGCGGGGCCGGCCTGGTCATGCAGGAGGCCACGGCAGTGGAACCCGAGGGCCGGATCACCCCTTCCGACGCAGGCATCTGGGATGACGGGCAGGCCGCCGCGTACAAGCGGATCACCGACTTCGTCCACGGGCAGGGAGCCGTTGCCGGCATCCAGATCTCCCATGCCGGCCGCAAGGCGTCGACGGCACCGCCGTGGGAGGGTGACGTGTACGTCGAGCCGGAGGCCGGAGGATGGCAGACGGTCGCACCGTCACCGCTGCCGTTCGGCGACTGGCCGGCCCCGAGGCAGCTCGGCGCGGACGACATCCGCGCTCTGGTACGGGCCTTCGGCGAGGCCGCCGCGCGGGCGCTGTCCGCCGGCTTCGAGGTCCTGGAGATCCACGCCGCGCACGGCTATCTCCTGCACCAGTTCCTGTCACCGCTGTCCAACCACCGCGGCGACGAGTACGGAGGCGATCTCGACGGGCGCAGCCGTTTCCTGGTCCAGGTCACCGATGCCGTGCGGGCCCAGTGGCCGGAGGACCGCCCACTGTTCGTACGCTTCTCGGCCACGGACTGGGCCGACGGCGGCTGGACCCCGGAGGAGACGGTCGAGCTGTCGCGGCACCTGGTGACCCACGGCGTCGATCTGGTGGACATCACCAGCGGCGGGCTCGTCCACAACGCTCGTATCGAAGTGGAGCCCGGCTACCAGGTGCCCTTCGCCCGAACCGTCCGCGAGGGCGCGGCCCTGCCCGTCTCCGCGGTCGGTTTGATCACCGCACCGGAGCAGGCCGACCAGATCCTGGTGGACCGCTCGGCCGACGCGATCATGCTCGCGCGCGAACTGCTGCGCAACCCGACCTGGCCGCTCCGCGCGGCCTACGTGCTCGGTGACGACGTCCCCTGGCCGAAGCAGTACCAGCGTGGCCGCCTACGTCATCGCTGA
- a CDS encoding serine hydrolase domain-containing protein encodes MTTLHDLLEAHVGAGTLPGAVGLVARGDQVEVVAVGAQDAGGGAPMARDSIFRVASITKSVTAAALLILVEEGRLALDDPIGMWLPELGKPVVVRTPASPVDDVVPADRPITVFDVLASQAGYGFPSDFTLPAVQELFTVQKDGRVPSNFPPADEWMAALGRIPLLYQPGAAWLYDTCSVLQGVLISRVTGQPLPEFLTERIFGPLGMVDTGFEVPAAKRGRFTSFYRPGDDGSLELADGPDGEWRRLPALPLGNGGLASTADDWLAFSRMLLAGGVAADGRRVLSADSVRMMTTDHTTPAQRDIGRLFLDGQGWGFGGSVDIDRTNPWNVPSRNGRVGGTGTAAHVIPTTGAVTILLTQVAAMGPAPAPVIREFWRYAANA; translated from the coding sequence ATGACGACCCTGCACGACTTGCTCGAAGCCCACGTCGGTGCCGGTACGCTGCCGGGAGCGGTTGGCCTCGTGGCCCGGGGTGACCAGGTCGAGGTGGTGGCCGTCGGCGCGCAGGACGCCGGTGGCGGCGCCCCGATGGCGAGGGACTCCATCTTCCGGGTCGCCTCGATCACCAAGTCCGTCACCGCCGCCGCACTGCTGATCCTCGTGGAGGAGGGCAGGTTGGCACTGGACGACCCGATCGGGATGTGGCTGCCGGAGCTGGGAAAGCCGGTGGTCGTACGCACGCCGGCCAGCCCGGTGGACGACGTGGTGCCGGCCGACCGGCCCATCACTGTGTTCGACGTGCTGGCCTCCCAGGCCGGGTACGGGTTCCCCTCCGACTTCACACTGCCGGCGGTGCAGGAGTTGTTCACGGTGCAAAAGGACGGCCGGGTGCCGAGCAACTTCCCGCCGGCCGACGAGTGGATGGCGGCGCTCGGCCGCATCCCGCTGCTGTACCAACCGGGCGCTGCCTGGCTGTACGACACCTGCTCCGTCCTGCAGGGGGTGTTGATTTCGCGGGTCACCGGACAGCCGTTGCCGGAGTTCCTCACGGAGCGGATCTTCGGGCCGCTGGGCATGGTGGACACCGGTTTCGAGGTGCCGGCCGCCAAGCGGGGCCGGTTCACCAGCTTCTACAGGCCAGGCGACGACGGCAGTCTGGAGCTCGCCGACGGCCCGGACGGCGAGTGGAGGCGCCTGCCCGCGCTACCGCTCGGCAATGGCGGGCTGGCCTCGACCGCCGACGACTGGCTGGCCTTCTCCCGGATGCTGCTGGCTGGCGGGGTGGCGGCCGACGGCCGCCGGGTGCTGTCGGCCGACTCCGTGCGCATGATGACCACCGACCATACGACTCCGGCGCAGCGCGACATCGGCCGGCTGTTCCTGGACGGCCAGGGCTGGGGCTTCGGCGGCTCGGTCGACATCGACCGCACCAACCCGTGGAATGTGCCCAGCCGTAACGGCCGGGTCGGCGGCACGGGCACAGCGGCGCACGTCATCCCGACCACGGGCGCGGTCACCATCCTGCTGACTCAGGTGGCAGCGATGGGTCCCGCGCCGGCACCGGTGATCAGGGAGTTCTGGCGGTACGCGGCGAATGCCTGA